Proteins co-encoded in one Fusarium musae strain F31 chromosome 3, whole genome shotgun sequence genomic window:
- a CDS encoding hypothetical protein (EggNog:ENOG41) — translation MVSANLTEIDAHEQPSDEMRAEWKSYMRQDHKSLLNDPRIDDPRAPLEESGFRQVSSLSKEQVAKSFAHLNPDFALQVEKDVPVIHHPLIPGLLILPSLVPENVQQDLLDRLIHRDLSVQNHQTNLHLHYNLPYPEGKDDDERSFFSISPETPASFLPKDPSVHKPLSIKQVMQRKLHWVTLGGQYDWTNRVYPEELPPQFPDDISHMLEELFPETVAQAAILNFYTPGDTMMMHRDVSEETDKGLISLSFGCDGLFMIAPNDFKQGSQNETPGEKQYLLLRLRSGDAIYMTQESRYAWHGVPKVLKDTCPSYLEDWPARGDEKFADWRGWMNNKRINLNVRQMRD, via the exons atGGTATCAGCAAATCTTACTGAGATCGACGCCCACGAGCAGCCATCTGATGAGATGCGCGCTGAGTGGAAGAGCTACATGCGTCAAGATCACAAAAGTCTGCTTAACGATCCTCGAATCGATGACCCTCGTGCTCCCTTAGAAGAGTCTGGTTTTCGTCAAGTTTCGAGTCTTTCGAAAGAGCAGGTTGCAAAAAGTTTCGCTCACCTCAACCCTGACTTTGCTTTACAGGTCGAGAAGGATGTTCCAGTTATACATCACCCATTGATACCAG GCCTGTTGATTCTTCCTTCACTTGTGCCCGAGAATGTGCAACAGGATCTACTGGATCGTCTGATCCATCGTGATCTCAGTGTCCAGAACCATCAGACCAATCTACATCTACACTACAACCTTCCATACCCAGAAGGgaaggacgacgacgaacgGTCATTCTTCTCTATCAGTCCAGAAACACCGGCATCATTTCTCCCAAAGGACCCCAGCGTTCATAAGCCACTGTCAATCAAGCAGGTTATGCAGCGAAAACTGCACTGGGTAACGCTTGGAGGCCAGTACGACTGGACCAATCGTGTTTACCCCGAGGAATTACCTCCTCAGTTTCCAGATGATATCTCACACATGCTTGAGGAGCTGTTTCCCGAAACTGTCGCCCAAGCCGCCATTCTCAACTTCTACACGCCAGGCGATACAATGATGATGCACCGAGATGTCAGCGAGGAGACAGATAAAGGACTTATCAGTTTGAGTTTCGGTTGTGATGGACTCTTTATGATTGCACCGAATGACTTCAAACAAGGGTCTCAAAACGAAACACCAGGCGAGAAACAGTATCTGCTCTTGAGGCTCAGATCTGGGGATGCCATCTATATGACACAGGAGTCGAGATATGCCTGGCATGGAGTGCCTAAAGTGCTGAAGGATACATGCCCAAGTTATCTTGAAGATTGGCCAGCCCGTGGCGATGAGAAGTTTGCGGATTGGCGAGGATGGATGAATAATAAGAGAATCAACCTAAATGTTAGGCAAATGCGAGATTAG